A region of Thermococcus piezophilus DNA encodes the following proteins:
- a CDS encoding HAD family hydrolase, translating into MSPEARELVETLKEKGFKVVLISGSFEEVLESFKELGDEFMANRAIFEDGKFQGIRLRFRDKVEFLKRFRDGFILAMGDGYADAKMFERADMGIAVGREIPGADLLVKDLKELVDFIKNLKP; encoded by the coding sequence GTGAGTCCTGAGGCGAGAGAGCTCGTTGAAACGCTCAAGGAGAAGGGCTTTAAGGTGGTTCTCATCAGCGGTTCCTTTGAGGAGGTTCTTGAGTCCTTTAAGGAACTCGGAGATGAGTTCATGGCCAATCGGGCAATCTTTGAGGATGGGAAGTTCCAGGGAATAAGGCTAAGATTCCGGGATAAAGTGGAGTTCCTCAAAAGATTCAGGGATGGGTTTATCCTCGCTATGGGAGATGGTTACGCGGACGCCAAGATGTTCGAGAGGGCTGACATGGGGATAGCCGTCGGCAGGGAGATACCCGGGGCGGATCTTCTGGTAAAAGACCTGAAAGAGCTGGTGGATTTCATAAAGAATCTAAAGCCTTAG
- a CDS encoding tRNA (cytidine(56)-2'-O)-methyltransferase translates to MIVVLRLGHRPERDKRITTHVALTARAFGADKIIIAAEADEHVKKSVEDMVKRWGGPFEITFNPSWKRIMRKWKGVGGIIAHLTMYGIHIDDAVPKIKEELKSGRDIMVVVGAEKVPKEVYEMADYNVAVGNQPHSEVAALAVFLDRLLDGEGLKKEFRKARLKIIPQEKGKKVVELEEE, encoded by the coding sequence ATGATTGTAGTGCTTCGCCTTGGACACAGGCCTGAGAGAGACAAAAGAATAACGACACACGTAGCCTTGACTGCGAGAGCCTTCGGCGCGGATAAAATAATAATCGCGGCAGAGGCTGACGAGCACGTAAAGAAGAGCGTTGAGGACATGGTTAAGCGATGGGGGGGTCCCTTTGAAATAACCTTCAATCCGAGCTGGAAAAGGATAATGCGCAAGTGGAAAGGGGTGGGCGGAATAATAGCCCACCTGACCATGTACGGCATTCACATCGACGATGCGGTTCCAAAGATTAAGGAAGAGCTGAAATCGGGAAGGGACATCATGGTGGTCGTTGGAGCGGAAAAGGTGCCAAAAGAAGTTTACGAGATGGCCGACTACAACGTGGCCGTCGGAAACCAGCCCCACAGCGAGGTTGCCGCTTTAGCGGTCTTTCTCGACAGGCTGCTCGATGGTGAAGGACTCAAGAAAGAGTTCAGGAAAGCCAGGCTCAAGATAATCCCACAGGAAAAAGGCAAGAAGGTCGTCGAGCTAGAGGAGGAATGA
- a CDS encoding protein-tyrosine phosphatase family protein — protein sequence MINPRFISENVAFSSMPYPEDIPRLAEEFGAFVVLVEDHELFYGLEKLKELGPEVLHSPIPDFTAPSLEALLEILRWIGEKTREGKRVLIHCLGGSGRSGTVAVAWLMYSKGLSLREALYRVRSLRPTAVETPDQLNVLKMLEKFLKK from the coding sequence ATGATAAACCCGAGGTTCATATCCGAGAACGTTGCCTTCTCTTCAATGCCCTATCCTGAGGACATTCCAAGACTTGCTGAGGAGTTCGGGGCCTTCGTTGTACTGGTCGAGGATCATGAGCTCTTCTATGGCCTCGAAAAGCTGAAAGAACTCGGCCCGGAAGTTCTCCACAGCCCGATTCCTGACTTTACTGCTCCAAGCCTTGAAGCGCTCCTTGAAATACTCCGGTGGATCGGGGAGAAAACGAGGGAAGGCAAGCGGGTTCTGATACACTGTCTCGGCGGCTCAGGGAGGAGTGGGACTGTGGCGGTTGCATGGCTGATGTACTCCAAAGGATTGTCGCTGAGAGAGGCGCTCTACCGCGTCCGCTCGCTCAGACCAACTGCCGTCGAGACACCCGACCAGCTGAACGTTTTAAAGATGTTAGAAAAATTTTTGAAAAAATGA
- a CDS encoding DUF2202 domain-containing protein yields MKKIYEFFLVGILLLSVLAAGCISNTETSITPTETSTPTDTIPLVADSNGNIDTQNLQSYIDSLPAAPLTEEEKNGLLYMVEEEKLAHDVYVKLYDKWGLQIFNNIAQSETTHIDTVRMLLQKYNLTDPTINEGVGEFQNPHLQELYNQLIEMGMQSEVDALKVGALIEELDIVDLQERIAQTNKVDIITVYENLMMGSRNHLRSFVSTLKNRGVTYEPQILSKEEYEEIISSPMETGGQGGPQGYGNNG; encoded by the coding sequence ATGAAAAAGATTTACGAATTTTTCCTGGTTGGGATTCTGCTCCTAAGCGTTCTCGCGGCTGGATGCATTAGCAACACAGAGACCTCCATAACTCCCACGGAAACTTCGACGCCCACCGATACGATTCCGCTAGTTGCTGATTCAAATGGAAACATCGACACGCAAAACCTGCAGTCATACATTGACTCCCTTCCAGCCGCACCTCTAACGGAAGAGGAAAAGAATGGTCTGCTCTACATGGTCGAGGAGGAAAAACTTGCCCACGACGTTTACGTTAAGCTCTACGACAAGTGGGGGCTTCAGATATTCAACAACATAGCCCAGAGTGAGACAACCCACATCGACACCGTTAGAATGCTCCTCCAGAAGTACAACCTCACAGACCCAACGATAAACGAAGGAGTAGGTGAATTCCAGAACCCACACCTCCAGGAGCTCTACAACCAGCTTATCGAGATGGGAATGCAGAGCGAAGTTGACGCCCTTAAGGTTGGAGCTCTGATAGAAGAGCTAGACATAGTAGACCTCCAGGAGAGAATAGCCCAGACGAACAAGGTTGACATAATAACCGTCTACGAGAACCTCATGATGGGTTCGAGGAACCACCTCAGGTCCTTCGTGAGCACCCTTAAGAACAGGGGAGTTACCTACGAGCCCCAGATTCTCAGCAAGGAGGAGTACGAGGAGATCATCAGCAGCCCGATGGAGACCGGGGGACAGGGCGGACCGCAGGGATACGGCAACAACGGATGA
- a CDS encoding SPASM domain-containing protein: protein MEMQWTMQKYLNVPQDVAVNIFRRSIHNIKLLKRENIDVHVKSVISTVNIQILWEHLTFLDSLGVSHVTLLHYLPIGKGAINKGPSMLNSDMLVQFFNTINRANNELEITVDYRSFLSIYTPALTPEFNYDNCPTGTMDLRIRYDGKIIQCSSVWDIFLGDLRKESLETIWRNALNRRDLTKCPFASGSFPPVRPEYSYCLLKK, encoded by the coding sequence ATGGAAATGCAGTGGACTATGCAAAAATATTTAAATGTCCCTCAAGATGTTGCTGTAAACATATTCAGGAGGAGTATACATAACATTAAGTTGCTTAAAAGAGAAAATATTGATGTTCATGTTAAGTCTGTTATAAGTACAGTTAATATTCAGATCCTGTGGGAACATTTGACTTTTCTAGATTCATTGGGGGTGTCTCATGTTACATTGCTTCATTATCTGCCTATTGGAAAAGGGGCCATCAACAAAGGACCTTCCATGTTGAATTCGGATATGCTGGTTCAGTTCTTTAACACGATAAATAGGGCCAACAATGAGCTGGAAATTACCGTAGATTACAGGTCTTTCCTATCTATATACACTCCAGCACTAACACCAGAGTTTAATTATGATAACTGTCCTACTGGTACAATGGATTTGAGGATTAGATATGATGGAAAAATAATCCAGTGCAGTAGTGTTTGGGATATTTTTCTTGGAGATCTCAGGAAAGAATCTCTTGAAACTATCTGGAGAAATGCCCTTAATAGGCGGGATTTGACAAAATGCCCATTTGCATCTGGGAGTTTTCCACCAGTACGTCCCGAATATTCTTATTGTTTGCTCAAAAAATAG
- a CDS encoding nicotinamide-nucleotide adenylyltransferase encodes MPKRGLFVGRFQPVHNGHIKALEFVFSQVDEVIIGIGSAQASHTLKNPFMTSERMEMLIRALDEAGLEKRYYLIPLPDINFNAIWSTYVQSMVPRFDVVFTGNSLVAQLFRERGYEVIVQPMFRKDILSATEIRKRMVEGEPWEELVPKSVAEFIKEIKGVERIKMLATNLESSEKELQAPIRIPEF; translated from the coding sequence ATGCCGAAGCGCGGTCTGTTCGTCGGCCGTTTCCAGCCGGTTCACAACGGGCACATAAAGGCCCTTGAGTTTGTTTTCTCGCAGGTGGACGAGGTAATAATAGGCATCGGCAGCGCCCAGGCCAGCCACACGCTCAAGAATCCCTTCATGACGAGCGAAAGGATGGAGATGCTCATAAGGGCTCTGGACGAGGCGGGTCTGGAGAAGCGCTACTACCTGATTCCGCTACCAGACATCAACTTCAACGCCATCTGGTCAACCTACGTCCAGAGCATGGTTCCAAGATTTGATGTTGTCTTCACTGGAAACTCTCTTGTCGCTCAGCTCTTCCGTGAGCGGGGATACGAGGTCATAGTACAACCCATGTTCAGGAAGGACATCCTCTCTGCAACCGAAATAAGGAAGCGTATGGTGGAAGGAGAACCCTGGGAGGAGCTCGTGCCGAAGAGCGTTGCCGAGTTCATAAAGGAAATCAAGGGTGTTGAAAGGATAAAGATGCTCGCCACAAACCTCGAAAGCTCGGAGAAGGAACTTCAGGCGCCGATAAGGATTCCGGAGTTTTGA
- a CDS encoding SAM hydrolase/SAM-dependent halogenase family protein yields the protein MITVTTDFGLRGPYVGEMKVAMLRVNPSAVLVDVTHSVTRHSILEGSFVMEQVVTYSPRGTVHVGVIDPGVGTSRRAVIIEGEQFLVVPDNGLVTLPLKHIKPRKAYEIDFDRVKRFTGWRISSTFHGRDIFGPVGALLDAGHSPEEFGREIDLDSLVRLEVEPKREGDVWKLKVIYIDDFGNVILNLENYGRPRAVEFPGFGLTIPYLDAYGRVKPGEMLALPGSHDYLEIAVNQGSGAERLGLKVGDEVRVRLVQ from the coding sequence ATGATAACGGTGACGACAGACTTCGGCTTGAGGGGCCCCTACGTTGGCGAGATGAAGGTCGCCATGCTGAGGGTCAACCCCAGCGCGGTGCTGGTAGACGTTACCCACTCGGTAACGAGGCATTCGATTTTAGAAGGCTCCTTCGTCATGGAGCAGGTGGTCACGTATTCCCCCAGGGGAACGGTTCACGTCGGTGTCATCGATCCGGGCGTTGGCACCTCGAGGAGGGCGGTAATAATCGAGGGCGAACAGTTTTTAGTCGTTCCAGATAACGGTCTGGTCACTCTCCCGTTGAAACACATAAAGCCCAGAAAGGCTTACGAGATAGACTTCGACAGGGTCAAACGCTTCACGGGCTGGAGGATAAGCTCCACCTTCCATGGCAGGGACATATTCGGCCCCGTTGGAGCGTTACTCGATGCTGGGCATTCTCCTGAGGAGTTCGGCAGGGAGATTGATCTGGATTCGCTCGTCAGGCTCGAGGTGGAGCCGAAAAGGGAAGGAGATGTTTGGAAGCTGAAGGTCATCTACATCGACGACTTCGGCAACGTTATCCTGAACCTTGAGAACTACGGAAGGCCAAGGGCAGTTGAGTTTCCCGGCTTCGGCCTTACTATTCCATACCTCGATGCCTACGGCCGTGTAAAGCCTGGTGAGATGCTCGCTTTGCCTGGCAGCCATGATTACCTCGAGATAGCGGTCAATCAGGGTTCTGGTGCTGAAAGGCTCGGGCTCAAGGTTGGGGATGAGGTGAGGGTGAGGTTGGTTCAATGA
- a CDS encoding CPBP family intramembrane glutamic endopeptidase, with translation MNPLAVFAIAFFIWITSPLYFPRLSVRLKDKLGEIAAYWLVVSAFDVLLAGFITLLCPGVYFIRWSFPVGDFLVLPALAVLSFLPAVGEFRRFLKPESEEDREMVELIRRASFGQLALLQVISVALPEELVFRYIFLGLLSLWNPFVELIAVSLFFGISHKFSHPDRIWKVLLSNTLTGLVLGLGYLYTKSLLVVMAVHWLVDLIPVYKTRAREEDDTGRNPSAPALTGRSYEQHRGNSELHCRNLLGLRPRYWRNNGFNNARGRLYQSQNPEKEVTTISVFLSRSLTPRATFSPKTSTPPFSQSSLTTISPFLDILTTTAFPPSSPPTRSSPFIGSRDVVAPLPSSISSLRDEPRGFCPHIQQGGASPPRASR, from the coding sequence ATGAACCCGCTTGCGGTCTTTGCCATCGCCTTCTTCATCTGGATAACGAGCCCCCTCTACTTTCCGAGACTGAGTGTCAGGTTGAAGGACAAGCTCGGCGAAATCGCCGCTTATTGGCTCGTCGTTTCCGCCTTTGACGTCCTGCTGGCGGGTTTCATAACGCTCCTCTGTCCGGGGGTTTACTTCATTAGGTGGAGCTTCCCGGTGGGAGACTTCTTGGTTCTTCCCGCCCTCGCAGTCCTCAGCTTCCTGCCGGCTGTGGGCGAGTTCCGGCGCTTCCTTAAGCCAGAATCGGAAGAGGACAGGGAAATGGTCGAGCTAATTCGCAGAGCGAGCTTCGGCCAGCTGGCTCTCTTGCAGGTGATAAGCGTGGCCCTGCCCGAGGAGCTGGTCTTCCGCTACATCTTTTTGGGCTTGCTATCGCTCTGGAACCCCTTTGTGGAACTGATTGCCGTTTCCCTGTTCTTTGGGATATCCCACAAGTTCTCTCATCCCGACAGGATCTGGAAGGTACTGCTGTCAAACACCCTAACCGGTCTCGTGCTGGGGCTTGGTTACCTCTACACAAAAAGCCTGCTCGTTGTCATGGCAGTCCACTGGCTTGTAGACCTAATACCTGTATATAAAACACGAGCGCGCGAGGAAGATGATACTGGCCGGAATCCTTCTGCTCCTGCTCTCACCGGTCGTTCTTATGAACAGCACAGAGGGAATTCTGAACTACATTGCCGAAACCTTCTCGGTTTACGGCCTCGTTATTGGCGTAACAATGGGTTTAACAATGCTCGCGGTCGTTTATATCAGAGTCAGAACCCTGAGAAGGAAGTGACGACCATTTCCGTTTTTCTTTCCCGTTCTCTCACACCGAGAGCAACGTTCTCTCCCAAAACCTCAACCCCGCCGTTCTCCCAGAGCTCCCTAACGACTATATCTCCTTTCTTGGATATTTTGACGACCACTGCATTCCCTCCGAGCTCGCCCCCGACGAGGAGCTCTCCATTCATCGGGAGCAGAGATGTGGTCGCTCCATTGCCGAGCTCAATATCTTCCCTCCGAGACGAACCCAGAGGTTTTTGTCCCCACATCCAGCAAGGAGGAGCTTCCCCTCCCAGAGCGTCGCGGTAA
- a CDS encoding pyridoxal phosphate-dependent aminotransferase, with protein MTGRVPSREKLKRILEAAEERGIKVLSDEVYAELSFNEHTPGRELYENAITVKSFLKLYSMTGFRLGYAIAQEEDAKKLRGFIEVTATCVPPFVQRAGIKALELRDRIKKRVRNEYRMRVKRAVRILNGLEFYPPEGAFYVFLHVPGDGLSFAERLLNRGVAVFPGVAFGDYRDFIRISFTWKGFEEGLKIIREEVEWASKSSATEKWEGSLGNVLARSTR; from the coding sequence CTGACGGGGAGGGTTCCCTCGAGAGAAAAGCTTAAAAGAATTCTTGAAGCTGCTGAGGAAAGGGGCATCAAGGTTCTTTCGGATGAAGTCTACGCTGAGTTGAGCTTCAATGAGCACACCCCAGGTAGGGAGCTCTACGAGAACGCCATAACTGTGAAGAGCTTCTTAAAGCTCTATTCCATGACGGGCTTCCGCCTCGGCTATGCAATAGCCCAAGAAGAGGACGCCAAAAAGTTGAGAGGGTTCATCGAGGTGACCGCCACTTGCGTGCCTCCCTTTGTCCAGAGGGCTGGGATAAAGGCCCTCGAGCTCAGGGACAGGATCAAGAAGAGGGTTAGGAACGAGTACAGGATGAGAGTGAAAAGGGCGGTCAGGATACTCAATGGTCTGGAGTTTTATCCCCCAGAAGGGGCGTTTTATGTCTTTCTGCACGTCCCAGGGGATGGTCTCTCCTTTGCGGAGCGGCTTCTTAACCGGGGAGTAGCTGTCTTTCCAGGAGTTGCTTTTGGTGACTATAGGGACTTCATTAGGATATCCTTTACCTGGAAGGGGTTTGAAGAGGGACTCAAGATAATAAGGGAGGAGGTAGAATGGGCATCGAAATCGTCGGCTACGGAAAAATGGGAAGGTTCTTTAGGGAATGTCTTGGCGAGGAGCACGAGGTGA
- a CDS encoding radical SAM protein, which yields MNALNKAGISRKELDSFLDSIKAALGEYGKYQVNINLKMLKAQTKEYPKIGNPNIYHKGMSPLSAPIRLIWEITKKCNFSCNFCYAHGDKHIGNEMTFEEIKDVINQASDLGVFYFVLLGGEPLTRKDLYNIIGTIRDHGLYATVITNRYLVHRQLNALKLLPPMPIAVSLHGNAVDYAKIFKCPSRCCCKHIQEEYT from the coding sequence GTGAATGCTCTGAATAAAGCCGGGATATCCAGAAAAGAATTGGATTCTTTTCTCGATTCAATTAAGGCGGCGCTAGGTGAATATGGAAAATACCAAGTTAACATTAATCTAAAAATGTTGAAAGCGCAAACAAAAGAGTATCCGAAGATTGGAAACCCTAACATTTACCATAAGGGCATGTCCCCCCTTAGTGCCCCAATAAGATTGATATGGGAGATAACTAAAAAATGCAATTTTTCCTGTAATTTTTGTTATGCGCATGGGGATAAACATATTGGGAACGAAATGACGTTTGAGGAGATTAAAGATGTCATAAATCAGGCGAGTGACCTTGGAGTCTTTTATTTTGTATTGCTGGGTGGCGAGCCATTAACTAGAAAAGACCTTTATAATATCATTGGGACTATAAGGGACCATGGCCTCTATGCGACTGTCATAACAAACAGATATTTAGTCCACAGGCAACTGAATGCTTTAAAACTTTTGCCCCCCATGCCTATTGCAGTAAGCCTTCATGGAAATGCAGTGGACTATGCAAAAATATTTAAATGTCCCTCAAGATGTTGCTGTAAACATATTCAGGAGGAGTATACATAA
- a CDS encoding MFS transporter, with the protein MILVSVAIFYGRNIVTPVLTVYFKDVIKLSYSQVGYLYSLYLFVMFATDIFTGGIADKYGRRRTLVLGLIFYGVSMFLISLSKGFAFCVFAYALAAVGSSLISGTLRAWYFTEVEKQNMAREEAKNAFGLLKSINSAGSLVIGLVNSVIIAYLGMRSVFYAAAVLNLLAALLALLLLPENWGDKKKNVLAIVIEG; encoded by the coding sequence ATGATTCTGGTTAGTGTTGCAATATTCTACGGCAGGAATATTGTAACGCCTGTTTTGACGGTTTATTTTAAAGATGTCATTAAGCTTAGCTATTCGCAAGTTGGATACTTATATTCATTGTACCTTTTCGTCATGTTTGCTACTGATATTTTCACGGGTGGGATTGCTGATAAATACGGAAGGAGAAGAACATTGGTGCTTGGCTTGATTTTCTACGGAGTGAGTATGTTCTTAATCAGTCTTTCCAAGGGTTTTGCCTTTTGTGTGTTCGCTTATGCCTTGGCCGCCGTAGGCTCCTCTCTAATCTCGGGTACCCTTCGGGCCTGGTATTTCACAGAAGTCGAGAAACAAAACATGGCGAGAGAAGAAGCCAAAAACGCTTTTGGACTTCTAAAGTCCATTAACAGTGCGGGCTCTCTTGTTATTGGTCTGGTGAACAGTGTGATAATTGCATATCTTGGTATGAGGAGTGTGTTTTATGCTGCTGCAGTTTTGAACCTTCTTGCAGCTTTATTAGCTTTGTTGCTACTCCCCGAGAACTGGGGAGACAAGAAGAAAAACGTGCTGGCCATAGTCATAGAGGGGTAA
- a CDS encoding DUF2202 domain-containing protein has translation MPGKKLYGLLIIGVIFFGVFSAGCITTEEDATTTESSIPTVTQGYGPEAAPHGPSSNVTAGGFADITYNVDYVYSLPTEDLSLEEIQAVLYMREEEKLARDVYLTLYEKWGEPIFNNIAQSEQAHMDMVLALIEKYNLTDPAAGKDIGEFENPELQKLYDQLIEQGMQSEVAALEVGALIEEVDIKDLEEWLAKTDNEDIKYVFENLMMGSRNHLRAFTNVLSRQYGITYEPQILPQDEYEAIVNSPMERGMPTG, from the coding sequence ATGCCTGGTAAGAAGCTTTACGGGCTCCTGATCATAGGGGTTATATTCTTCGGGGTTTTCAGCGCAGGATGCATAACCACGGAGGAAGACGCTACGACCACAGAGTCCTCAATTCCCACTGTGACTCAGGGTTACGGTCCCGAGGCAGCCCCGCACGGACCATCCAGCAACGTGACGGCTGGCGGCTTTGCTGACATCACGTACAACGTGGACTACGTTTATTCACTCCCAACCGAGGACTTAAGCTTGGAAGAGATTCAGGCGGTCCTCTACATGCGCGAGGAGGAGAAGCTCGCGAGGGACGTTTACCTGACTCTCTACGAGAAGTGGGGTGAACCAATATTCAACAACATAGCCCAGAGCGAGCAGGCCCACATGGACATGGTGCTGGCACTCATCGAGAAGTACAACCTGACCGACCCAGCCGCAGGCAAGGACATTGGCGAGTTCGAGAACCCCGAGCTTCAAAAGCTCTATGACCAGCTCATTGAGCAGGGAATGCAGAGTGAAGTTGCGGCCCTCGAAGTGGGAGCACTCATAGAGGAGGTTGACATCAAGGACCTTGAAGAGTGGCTGGCCAAGACCGACAACGAGGACATTAAGTACGTCTTCGAGAACCTCATGATGGGCTCAAGGAACCACCTCAGGGCATTTACCAACGTGCTCTCAAGGCAGTACGGGATAACCTACGAGCCCCAGATACTACCGCAGGATGAGTACGAGGCCATAGTAAACTCCCCAATGGAGAGGGGAATGCCGACTGGCTGA
- a CDS encoding GNAT family N-acetyltransferase — MFYYLAPEERSKGYGSETVRLLCEYAFRHRNLHKVWAKVHADNVPSIRVLEKNGFVLAGRLRDHVWNDGRYVDELIYERFRGEGG, encoded by the coding sequence ATCTTTTACTATCTCGCGCCGGAGGAGAGGAGTAAAGGTTACGGGAGCGAGACCGTCAGATTGCTCTGTGAGTACGCCTTCAGGCACCGGAACCTACACAAGGTATGGGCGAAGGTTCACGCGGACAACGTTCCCTCAATCCGGGTTCTGGAGAAGAACGGCTTCGTGCTGGCTGGCAGGTTGAGGGATCACGTTTGGAACGACGGGAGATACGTTGATGAGCTCATCTACGAGCGCTTCAGGGGTGAAGGAGGTTGA
- a CDS encoding transglutaminase-like domain-containing protein translates to MVMRKTLVPVVFISVVLVFGCLFKPPAEVRFSVDKTLVRPGGTLHVMVFVNNTGKVGLTGATLILGDDNFQILQEPKFPDLLKVGDSVQLVWILRAPLKPGVYNLKLSLELTDELKRSWTGFYGQFRITVSDEAGPPDELKLNVEAPSTLTGGKTAQINVTIENTLEVPVDLRDISFNLMDGMKLLSADALPDTLDAHKKIELSYTIKAPYAYRDGYISVIVKYSLSGAESSIVKSVPLKVVWRPWEEDDETLQTAYGLRYHWITDEYIVDGYWMERYNSTSAFNGTDLRNLTLKVIGNAESEFQAAQAIYDWMMRTYSFGDTTSTLEPSKILLQDRISYAEAQILMTAMLRSVNVPARIVTLFNGTNCTLWPMTEFYTADSWYVADIKHGFVGSLDEYLASPYFPKLYQLVTRDGYRVVAQSPSSLNGHGHVDVTGDFLADLEDRLLRIVTERLKPELRSKLMIVMNNLDENQRLYALFLFSAPNKEDLNRVLSTYSTRKIEQDVKTMYEFYRTMTWSDDFTRYWKIFAGEVG, encoded by the coding sequence ATGGTCATGAGGAAGACGCTTGTTCCGGTTGTGTTCATTTCCGTGGTACTGGTCTTCGGCTGCCTCTTCAAGCCTCCGGCCGAGGTTAGGTTCTCGGTTGATAAAACTCTGGTCAGGCCAGGCGGCACTCTTCACGTGATGGTCTTCGTCAACAACACAGGAAAGGTTGGTCTCACGGGTGCGACGCTCATCCTTGGCGACGACAACTTTCAAATCCTGCAGGAGCCCAAGTTTCCTGATCTGCTGAAAGTTGGCGACAGCGTTCAACTCGTGTGGATCCTGAGGGCGCCCCTAAAACCGGGGGTCTACAACTTAAAGCTCTCCCTCGAGCTAACGGACGAGCTTAAGCGCTCCTGGACCGGTTTCTACGGGCAGTTTAGAATCACTGTATCAGACGAGGCAGGCCCTCCAGATGAGTTGAAGCTTAATGTGGAAGCTCCATCCACACTAACAGGCGGAAAAACTGCGCAGATAAACGTCACCATCGAAAACACGCTGGAGGTTCCAGTGGACCTCCGAGACATAAGTTTCAACCTTATGGATGGGATGAAGCTCCTCAGTGCCGACGCCCTTCCGGATACCCTGGATGCCCACAAGAAGATCGAACTAAGCTACACCATCAAGGCCCCCTATGCCTACAGAGACGGTTACATCTCGGTCATAGTCAAATACTCCCTCAGCGGCGCCGAGAGCAGCATAGTAAAAAGCGTGCCGCTCAAAGTCGTGTGGAGGCCCTGGGAGGAGGATGACGAGACCCTGCAAACGGCCTATGGGCTCAGGTATCACTGGATAACCGACGAGTACATAGTGGATGGCTACTGGATGGAGCGCTACAACTCGACATCGGCATTTAATGGGACTGATCTGAGGAACCTAACGCTCAAGGTAATCGGCAACGCAGAATCAGAGTTCCAGGCTGCTCAGGCCATCTACGACTGGATGATGAGGACATACTCCTTCGGGGACACCACTTCAACCCTCGAGCCCTCAAAGATCCTCCTGCAGGACAGGATAAGTTATGCCGAAGCCCAGATACTTATGACCGCGATGCTGCGCTCAGTGAACGTTCCCGCCAGGATAGTTACGCTCTTCAACGGAACCAACTGCACCCTCTGGCCGATGACCGAGTTCTACACCGCAGATAGCTGGTACGTAGCTGACATCAAGCACGGCTTTGTTGGCTCACTGGACGAGTACTTGGCCAGTCCCTACTTCCCCAAGCTGTATCAGCTCGTAACGCGCGACGGATACAGGGTCGTTGCTCAGTCCCCCTCAAGCCTCAACGGGCACGGGCACGTGGACGTCACGGGAGATTTCCTGGCTGATCTCGAGGACAGGCTCCTTAGAATAGTAACCGAGAGGCTCAAGCCAGAGCTGCGCTCCAAGCTCATGATAGTAATGAACAACCTCGATGAGAACCAGAGGCTCTACGCCCTCTTCCTGTTCTCGGCCCCAAACAAGGAGGACCTCAACAGAGTGCTCTCCACCTACAGCACACGCAAAATAGAGCAAGACGTAAAAACCATGTACGAGTTCTACAGGACGATGACATGGAGCGACGACTTCACAAGATACTGGAAAATATTCGCGGGTGAGGTTGGATGA
- a CDS encoding chorismate mutase, producing MLEKRLEVAREIGTLKAAAGLPIIDNEREREVLERAKKFRRVFEAIISVSRNVQHL from the coding sequence CTGCTCGAGAAGAGGCTCGAAGTTGCTAGGGAGATAGGGACGCTAAAGGCCGCGGCGGGCCTACCCATTATAGACAATGAGCGGGAGAGGGAGGTTTTAGAAAGGGCCAAAAAGTTCAGGAGAGTTTTTGAAGCAATAATATCGGTGAGCAGGAATGTTCAACATCTATGA